The genomic segment AACTAGCAATTTAACTATTCCCTTTATAATTACAACGCTTGTATCATCAATTATTACTTTTATTGGTATACCTAAGTTAAAAAAGATAAAGATTAAACAAATCATTAGAGATGAAGGACCGAAAAATCATTTTCTTAAGCAAGGAACTCCAACAATGGGTGGAATTTTCTTTATACCCATTGGAATAATAGTAAGCAACATTTTATATTTCAACCAAGAGAATTATAATATTATTTTGACTTTAAGCTTTGTTATTATATTTTTTATGTTTATTGGTTTTATAGACGATTTTCTAAGTTTAAAAAAAAAATTAAATACTGGTCTAAGCTCTAACCAAAAAATACTTTTACAATCTTTGATCAGTCTCATTTTTATTCTTATTTGTGCATCTAATAATTTAATACCTCAAAATATACAAATAGCTAATAAAGTATTTAATATAGGAAATTTAATTTATCCTTTAGGAATATTTGTATTATTAGCCGAAAGTAATTCAACGAATTTGACGGATGGTTTAGATGGTTTATTGAGTGGCTGTAGCGTATTAATTTTCACAGGTCTAGCTATCAGTATTTTAATTGAAAATCCAAGTAATAATTCTACACTCGCTCCTCTCTGCATAGCAATGGCTGGAGCTTGTATGGGATTTCTTTTTCTAAACAAATATCCTGCAAAATTATTTATGGGAGATTCAGGTTCCTTAGCTATAGGAGCATCCCTAGGTGGTATAGCTTTAATATCAAATCATCTTTGGTCTCTTCTAATTATGGGGGGAATACTTGCCGCAGAATCTATCTCAGTAATAATTCAAGTAAGTATTTTTAAAATTTCTAAACGAGTAAAGGGAAAGGGTCATAAATTATTTTTAATGACTCCGTTACATCATCATTTTGAACTTAAAGGTAACAATGAGAGTTTAATTGTAAGTAGCTTTTGGTTAATTACATTATTCTTAGTCATAATAAATCTAATTTTTTTGATTAAATCTTAACTCTTTAAATTGAAAAGATGACCTATTTTACTTGGAAAGAAGAAGGACTAACTCAAGACTGTGAAACTTTAGATTCTATGGCCGCTAGATTTGAAGAATCTGCAAGACTTATGAGAAAAATGTCAGCAGAGGGTTTTAAAGTAGAAAAAAGAAATAAACGGCAGATAATCACCCATATCGATTCAAAAGTTTTTAATGATTGGGGATTTGTTAGTGAGGAGCCACCATATCAACAACTTACAATGATACTTGAAGAAGAAATAAAATAAAATTTACTTTTTTATTGTCAAAATATAACTACTTAAAAC from the Prochlorococcus marinus str. NATL2A genome contains:
- the mraY gene encoding phospho-N-acetylmuramoyl-pentapeptide-transferase — its product is MKKSNKLLDNKKLSFYNSVNNHILVLFGLISITCVFSDFYYKTSNLTIPFIITTLVSSIITFIGIPKLKKIKIKQIIRDEGPKNHFLKQGTPTMGGIFFIPIGIIVSNILYFNQENYNIILTLSFVIIFFMFIGFIDDFLSLKKKLNTGLSSNQKILLQSLISLIFILICASNNLIPQNIQIANKVFNIGNLIYPLGIFVLLAESNSTNLTDGLDGLLSGCSVLIFTGLAISILIENPSNNSTLAPLCIAMAGACMGFLFLNKYPAKLFMGDSGSLAIGASLGGIALISNHLWSLLIMGGILAAESISVIIQVSIFKISKRVKGKGHKLFLMTPLHHHFELKGNNESLIVSSFWLITLFLVIINLIFLIKS